GCCACATCCTCCAGTCGAAGAGCTCACTAACGGAACACTGCTCTTGAATGACAAAATTGAGATAATCATAGTATCGGGAGGGTAGTTCCTTCCGCTTGCAGCGTTCAAAAAATTCCTTGAGTGAAGTTCCAAAGGGAGAATTTTCTCTCGTGTAGAGAAGTGATCCCAGAGTGAATACATTCTTCTCAAGGAGCATGGATTCGTGAATTGCATTGGAGTTAATGGAAATGACTCCCATACAATTAGGGGTTCTAGCAAGGTCTCGGAAGCTCAGACGTGGATCAATAGAATGACTGATGCAATCTTTCCTCTGGAGTTTAAGGGAAATATCTCTGGCTCTGGGGTGAGGGCAGAATATGAAGGTGTCATCAGGCGATGCACGGTTTGTATCCAAATAGTCAGCAATGGCCTGCGCTACTTTTTGTGAGCTGTTCTCCTGATTGTAAAACTGAGTAAAATCTGTATCAGAGTATTTGAGATTGAAGTCATCTCCAGTTTGTAGCGCGACCAAGTAGAAGTGATCCGGCAGCCCCAGGCTTCTGAAAATCTCAGGCGTGCAGTGATCGTATAGCTCAGAGGATAAATCTCGTGCTTCTTTCACGTCGTCGATGGTAATAAACTGAGGCAGCTTGGGTTCGTCGAGGGTGAAGAGCTTTTTGCGGCGTGAGTTAGATCCTTGTGTGCAGATTTGATAGCCTGATCTCGGTAGCCAGCCATGTTCTCCAATGATTCTCACAGGTGCTAGGCTTTTGCTTTTTCCTGCCCAAGTGATTTCTATGTCCTGCTGAATGTCATCAAACTTTTTATGATGTCTTCCAAGCATTTGGATGAATGCTGCGAAGAAGATGTAGCGTGAGTATTGCTCAGGCTTGTGGAAGTCATTGAATCCAGAGAATAAGCGTTGGTGGTCGGCTATTATGAAGTTTGGCGCAAAGGGCAGCCGCCCGTCATGGTAGAATGCGCAGGCGTTCTTCTCTAGTTTCTTGAAGTAGTGTCCTAAAAGTAGGCTCATTGTGTTTAATATTCGGTATCGTATCGGTAAAAGTACCTAATTTCTGCCTTCATACGCTTGAAGGCGATCACTAAAGTTTGTCAGAAGTGTAGCATTTCTCTTCTCTTTCCGGAAAGTGTTCAGGCGTATCAGTGGAGCTTGAAGTCGTATCGTCGGCATAGCAGACATGAGTAATCCATTTTTTAGCACAAGTATTGGGCCTGAGATTTCTCGTCGTAAGAAACTAGCTGCAGTTTTTGGTCGTGGCTTTGCACGTAGTTTTGTGCAGAGAAAGGTGTGGGCATATCCCTACAGGCACATGCGTGGATTTGATCATCAGCGGTACTACGAACGACAGGAAGACGGGAGTTGGTTAATAGGTGGAGGTGGTATGGAACTCGTGAAAACTCAGACTCTTTCCGACTGGGGATTTAGGTTGAAGAGAAAAGTTTTGTTAGTCGCCTCGGGGCCCAGTGCAAAAGATTATGAATGGAATAATCTGGAAGACAGATCTATCGTGGCAGTTAATGGGTCAATAGAGTTCTTGCGCACGATCGGATTGATTCCCGATTACTGGGTGACAAGTGATCCTAATTTTAACCGCACAGGGGCTGAGCACTTTCGTAAGAATCCCGATGTGCCATTAGCTCTTACGCTTCGTGGTTTGGAGGCCCTTATCCACGATTGCCCTGAAGCTGTAGTGAGTAGACCCCTTTGTGTCATTGAACGAGTGAATCAATGGTATGGCTCAGCCTCGATGACTCAAGCTGAATTTGGCCGAGTCAATCAAGAGTCGGGGGAGCCTTTTGTATTGCCAGATGGAGATACAGAGAAGTTAAAGATCGGCTGGAGTCATCGACCTGAATGGGGTATTTTCTCGGGATGTACGGTTGTATTTGCCGCTCTGCAGATACTAGTGAGATTGGGCGCCACAGATATTAAAATCGTCGGTATGGATCTCGGCGGTGCAGAGCGCAACTATGCTGAAGGCGAGAACAAAAGACCTTCAGGTTTAGACAGCCATCGTGACCGGATCATATTGCCATCATTCAAAGTGATGGGCGAAGCTCTGGCTCACAGTGGAGTCAGAATTCGAAACCTCTCTACAGTCTGCCCGATTCAGGGAGATCTCGTGCCGGGTCACTTTTAGACTCTAACATTTATTGCTAGCAGCTAGCTCTTAGAGCTGAAATTCAACTCACGCCATCACAGGTTCTTTTTCAGTATCTGAGCTAGACTCTTTCTGACCGTCTCGCTGTGGTCGAATATGGAGGCCCTCATCACCTCTTCGTGGAATTAGCCTCCTATCCTTAAAGAGATCCATGATGAAGTGCTTCACACGCGATAGGGCAAAGGAGATAGGGGGGAAATTAAACTTCTCCTGAATGCCGAAGTTGACAAGTTCGATAGATGTAGTCCTGCGTTCGAACAGGAACTGACGGATATACTTCTTTCTAACCTTCTTATAGGCCTTCAGGTCGAAACAGCTGGAGTAATCATCAAGCTTTCCTGCTATTTCAAGGGTGATCAGAGTGATATTGCATTTGCGACATGCGCCGCAGTTAATCGGGGGACCGAGATGTTTGATTTCTGTACAAACATCGAGTGTGCTGTGGGTGATGGGAAGGGAGGGGAGTTGAAGTGTCTTTTCAACTCGAGTGTATTCGTTGCCAACAGCAAATGCTTCAAGGCTCTCTGTTGAGAGAAGCGGTAGGGATATGGCGTCGCAACACGCCATGAACTTCGATTTACCAACAAAGAGAGTATCGTAAGGGTAGGAAGAGGCGCACATAAAGGAGCCAATGCCATTCTGAAGGAGTAAAGCTACTGCAGCATTTCGGATCGTGTCGGTAGAGTTGAACCTCAAGCCGGAACCGTAAAACTCAAAAAAGTTTGAATTCACCTTAATAATAGGAAGATCCAGCTGTTTTGCGATTGCGTTGACTCGCTCGTAGCGGATGTGAAACAATTTCTCGGCCTCTTTCGTTTTGCCATGAGAGCCTACATTGTTAAAGGTGAGATGGGTTAACTTAAGGTGACTAGGGATGTCCTCAAAGTGATAGTCGTGGAGAACGCTATAAGAGTCGATGCCTCCAGAAAATCCTGCCAATACGCCACTTCCGCCGTAATTTTTGTCGCTCAGAGTAGATGCGGTAATGTTTACCTTCTTGAGTGCCGGGAGCATTTGATAGACGATAAGCTGGTAGGAGAGCATGAGGTTATGCCAAAGCTTTCCAGATATGGCTCCTTCGATATGGATGTCCTCGCCCCGTTTCATTGCCGGAAGTAATACTGCAAGTAGAGCTGCGTCGTATGAGTCAGCAACGAGATCCATGTATTCCGCAGGGACATTGAACCAGAGCTTATTCGGTAAGCTCTCAGACTCGATATTAAAGGAAATCGTGGCTAGGTCATTCTCTAGCGTCACTTGGCGGTTACTGATGATCATAAAATATGGGAGGTATCGACAGGGACAGGATTTGCTAAATTAGTTATGAGCTTATTGCAAGAGTGAATACTTTTTGTAGTGACATGAATAAGAGTAGCCGCTGAACTGACCTTCATATGGTTATAGAATCAGCAATCCGAGGTGTGAAGGAGTGGCTAGAGAGCTTTGCGTCCTGTGTGAGAAATCGAGATTTTGAAGCAGGGGAGGCTATGTTTTTAGATGATTCCACAGGGTTTGGTACCTGGACCAAAGCCATGAAAGGTCTACAGATGCTTCGCGAAGAGCAGTGGGAGAAGGTGTGGAGAAGCACGAAAGGATTTCATTTCGACATAGAGGAAGGATCTCTCCTGTTTTCTGACGAGCAAGCTCCAAAACAGTGTGTCGCTACGGTGACATGGAGTTCCATAGGTTTGGGTGTTAATGGTGAGTTTGAGCGCTCGGGCTGCGCTACGATTGTGCTAGTCTGTAGAGAAGGAATTTGGTCCGCTCAGCATACGCATTTCTCTCAAACACCTCAGGGTAAGCTGTAGAGATGAAGAAGGTTAATGTCATCTTGGTCCCAGATTTGAAGCACCACAAGGTTGGGGATTTCCTTGAGATAGCACAGCGTGTTAGGGGTAAATGTACCGATGTGGTGCCCTATGTGATGACCTCGAAATCTTTCTGGGCTAAGAAGTGGTGGTGGGCACTACGTCCTAGTTTCTATGCGGCAACAAGGTGCTTTCCGAAATTAAAGCCTGTTAGGGGAGCGTTTTTTCATGGGGCTTGTCTAACCAAAGAGCAGCAATATGAGGAGTTGGATAAAGCAGGAGTAGAGACCTTGAAGTGGTCACCACTCACGAAGACAACGGTATTAGACCCTGCTGAGTGGGGTGATTTTTTAGTCATCAAGCCTGAGGGGGGCAAGAGAGGGCGTGGGGTGAAAGTGGTGAAGACGCGTAAAGTGAAGTGGAAGGAAGAAATGCAGGATGGAGAGCGTCTGGTAATACAGCAATTTGCCTATACAGGCTCGGAGCCAACGTCATATAGGGTACTTACCTTTTTTGGGAGGCCCCTGTTCTGCATGAAGAGTGTCAATGTAGCCTGTGGTAATAAGTTAGAGCAGGTCGAATCTACGAAAGACTTTGCGGGCCACAACATCGTTGCTACCGCGAGAGAGGGGGAGACAACTTTGGCGAAGGATGAGGAGGTGATGGCCTTTGCTAGTAGAGTGACAGAGGTGTTCGCAGATATACCTGTTCTGGGGATCGATGTGATCAGGGATGTAAGGACAGGTAAACTGTTTTGCGTGGAAGTGAATCCTTACGGTCAAACTTGGCATTTTTCCTCTGAGCTAGGCATACAGCTACAGGAGAAAATAGGACAAGCATTTGAGGAGCAATTCGGAGCTTTTGATATCGCCGCTGAGGTCTTGATAGAAAAGGCTCGTGCTATGGCAAAATAGCTGGTCCATGTACCATACAAATGGGGATGAGAAAGCTACCTGTATTCACAGGCTGAGAGCCCATAGGGTTTCCGCACCACCTTAAGGTATCGTTTAGTCATCAGGAGTTAAACCCTGAGCGTTTTGACCCATTGTTTTAGGTTGGACCTAAAGCTCTCCTCGTTCTTATCAAACCAGGACCTGGCTTTTTCTCCAATAAGAGTGAGCTTTTCCTCGGGAGATTTGATCAAATTGGCTATGGCCGCCTCCAGCTCTCTTGGGTCGGCGTAATAGTTGGTGCCCAGATGGCGAGGCTCGGTGTGATTGAATGGTACGAGAACGCCTCTACGGTTGTCGACTAGTTCATTCATCGGTGGCGCATGGGTCGTCACTGTGACGGCTGAGACTGACATGGCCTCGGCGATGTAATGCCCCCAGCCCTCAGAGCGGGAGGGGCAGAGATGAATGCCGTGTTTGTTTTGCAGCATCTGAAGCTCGTTATCTTCAAGGTATTTGGTGATGAGCTTCACGTTGTCAGGCACTTGCTCCGGGGCATTCTGACGGTGCTGTACCAAGGTCAATTGTGGCCATTCTGGGTGCTTGGCCCAGATGCTGAGTAAGGTTTCTGTGCCCTTGAGTGTGGAGCGGCCAGCCAAATGGAAAAATCTCCGGTAATTTGGGGCTACTTTAGTGAGGTTTCTATCCTCGGAGGTGAAGCCGATGAAGCATGTCTTGGCATGCAGTTGGTCAAAAATGGTTTTTGCGTGCTGGGTTTTACAGAGGACTTGGTCGATGCCATTGAGCAAGCGCACTTGTCTGAGAGGGTACCTTTCCTGGTTCGGGATGAGGAAGTTCTTTTTGGCCGAAGATAGCCAGCGGGGAAAGACCCGCTCCATGAAGATATTGACGTGAAATTTCGTCGGAGCCGGTATCCAGCGATGGTAGGCGGGAATGCCCCTTGCAGGACTGAGGGTAACCTTGGCGCCGAAACTGTGCAGTACATCACGAACGAGCATCACGTCTCGGTCGAGTCCTACTCCATTGGTGCGGGCGATCAGGTTAAAGTGCATAATGTCAGCTGTTCCTATACAGGTGAAAGTGAGTTCAATATCTTGTTCAAACGTTGTCTATCTTTTTCCCGCTCATTATAGCAGTTCAAATAGAGATCTATGAATTCTTGAACGCCTGAGGTTTGGAGTTTTGAGGTGTCCTCTTTATATCTCAATGGTGTGGAAAGGTTGGCGGCCCTCCTAATGAGAGGGATTTTTCCTGAGAAGAACTTGGTGCTGGTGAAATCAATCAGGCCAAAATGGTTGTCTGATATTTGAATCACGTTGCCAAAATGGATGGCTTTAAAGAGAATGCCTTTTTCATGGAGGGAGTAGAAGTACTCAGCCAGCCTCTCCAAGTTGACTTGATCTGGCTGAGTAGCCAAGAGGTCGCGGATGCTGGTACCATCCAGCATTTTGTAGCGTACTACATGGATGGATTCTCCGTCGACTTGCTGGAAATCGAGAATGGTTGGAACGATCACGTCTCTCTCAGCCAAAAGCTTGGCATTCTGGACAAACCGGTGAGCGTAGGGCTTGAAGCGGGAGGAGGAAAATAGCTTAGGCTTTTTGGCCCATACCTTGGAGACTGTCGAATCCGGGTGGATGACGATCGCTGGATGCCCGTGTTTCATGCCAATAGCCTCACCATTGGTGATAGTGTGCTGATAAGCTTTTTGGCTGATCATTGAGGGGGAGTTCATAGTAACTGATAGTGGGTCAACGTTTTTGAGAGGGCGAGAGAAATCTACTCGAGTTGCGATGACTGCTCTTCAGTAGAAAAAATCGTTTCAAAAAGAGGTGCTAGCTTGCGTGCTCCATATTGTGAGATGTGGTCTTTGTCCCTATAGAGGGAATGTCCATTCTCAGCCATGTAGCAGGTTTTGCTATTGCGGGTAAAGAAGGGTGTAGGGTCGATAATGGTGATGTTAGGATGGATGTATTTTTCGAACATGGTGTTAGGAAACTGCTGTAATGCCAAATGGTCTGTTAGTGGAGTTCCTAAACTATCTGGGCCAATGCCAAAACGAAGGCTGTTGGCGAGGATTCGCGGAGGATCCTGGTGTTGATACGGAATCTGCTTAAGGATATAAATCTCAACTCCAAGAGCAGTTAGTTTGTCGAGCGTATCTTTCAGGCAGGATTCAAAGGCTTGATTGGTGTCGAGCGTTTTGTTGCGATTATCGTAAAAGCTCTGTGGTTTGTGGGCCTCACCTTCTGTATTTGTATAGAAGTCCCAGCGGCCAATAAGGATGACCTTTTTGATATTGTGCTTTTTAATGAACTCTAGAGTAGCATTATTCCGATCGACAGCAATGGGTTTGGATATGCTGAAGCCGTGTAGCAGGGGGGGGACAGTAGCTTTGGCGGATGCATAGATACGGCAGTGCAGTTGCTTACATATGGCTTCTAAGGCTGGAGCGGTGTAAGCCGCATGGCTGTCTCCCCAGAGTAGGATTGGGCGTATTTCCGAAGTGGAGTCATCCAGTGGAATGGTGCTGAGAGTCTGCTTATCAAGTAGCCCGTCATCTTTTAGAAGTTTGCTTCGCTCCCCGCCCGCCACAGCGTACTGACGCACATCGGGGGAGAAGCGATCTGGCCAGCCTCTTCCTATGTAAATGATGACCCCTGAGATGAGAAAAAGAGATGTTACGGTAGCGAAGCCTCGGAAGATCGTTTTTCGGCGAATCTCTCGGATGCGGTAGGGGGTTTCAATGAAGTGATAGGATGCGCAGGCAAGGAGGAAACTTGCTAGCACGAGGAATATTTTTGTGGTGAGTGAGAGTTCGCCAGTGGAGGAGTAGTTTGCGAAAACGATTATCGGCCAGTGCCAGAGGTAGAATGAGTAGGATATTTTCCCAAGGTAGACGACTGGTTTTGCGCTCAATAGTTTAGCTGAGCTGGTGGCTTGTTCACGGTTACAGAAGATGATCAAACCTGCTGCAAGGCATGGAGGCAAGGCGGCGAGGCCAGGAAAGGGTGTCTCTGCTGTATAGAGGAACAGAGTAGCTAGAATGGTGGCAATGGAGAACCAGCTGAGAATTTCATTTAGTATTGCTGGCCATGAGTGGCGAGGTTTCCATATGGCGAGTATGGATCCACACAGTAGTTCCCACGCTCTGGCTGGAAGGAGGAAAAAAGTATTCGAAGGTGAGTGGGCTACTCCATAAATACTCCAGGAGAAGGATAAAAGCGCTATTACCGTAAGGTAGGTGAGAATAATGCGGGTATTGTCACCATGGCGCTTATAGAGAAAGATGAGGAGGAAGGGGAAGAGGAAATAGAATTGTTCTTCGACTGCCAGAGACCATGTATGGAGTAGTGGGAAAAACTCCGAGGGGGCTGCAAAGTAGCCGTCCTGTTGTGCAAAATAGAAATTGGAGACGAGAATGGCTTGGGCTACGACTTCTTTGCCAAAGTCTTTGAAGGCCTCTGGATAGAGGAAGTAGTAGGAGCCTGCGATAGTAAATAACACAAGTACAGTTAGGGCGGGAAAGATCCGACGGATCCGGCGCTCCCAGAAACTGCGAATGGAAAAAGTTCCTTGGTGGAGCTGTTTTTGGACAATGGTGGTGATCAGGAAGCCGGAGATGACGAAAAATATGTCTACGCCAACATAGCCACCGGGAAAGCTAAGGGCCGCGTGATAGAGGACGACAGGCAGAACGGCGAGTGCTCGTAGTCCGTCGATCTCTGGACGGTATCGAGTAGAGGTATGGATTTGCGTCATGAAGAGGTGAGGATGATGCAATGGTAGCGCTCAGCAAAGAATCCTAGGATTTCCTTTACCATTAGTGGGGGGCGCATTTTTTTGAGGGAAAAGAATTATTGGTTTTCCAACTCCTTTAGTACTTCCTTGGTCCTTGCAATGGTTCTACGTGCTCTCTTGGACTTCTTATTGATCAGCTTGTGATACCACTTACGCTTCTTGTCTGATAGGCGGCTTGCTTGGAAGTGTTCGATGATCGGGTCATCGCACGCACGGATGCAGTTTTTATTATCGAAAATGAAGTTGTAACAGAAACCGAGGTGGTGAACCTTGAGGTCTTCGATCTCTTCAAGAACTTCTGTTAGTGTGGCTTGATCCCAACGGTGAGGTTCTCTATCAGATTTTTCTTTCCAAAGTTTGAGAAGCTCACGTGTCTTCTCTGTATCTTTTAGCAGAATGGTGCTGGATAGGTTGCCATGGGTGCCTGTGATGTAATCCTTGTACTTGCAGAAGGCGATATCACAGTCGAGCTTCGCCATGTCCGCTCTGAAATCCTTGTGTACATAAGCATCTGAGTCAATGTAGAGGATGTCCCCCTCGTATTTTTCGCGGCATTCCAATAGGAATGTAGGTTTCACGTTCACGATTTTATACCAGGACTCCTTTGGGATGACCTTTTTATGGTAGTCGATGTCAAGCCGCTTGAGTGATTGCTCTAAGATGCCAGCATATTTGGAGTACAGGGGGTCATCTGTATGGTAGAAAACGATTTTCATGAATTGGAGTAGTTAAAGCTACGAAATAGTCTATGGCGATAATTATTGGTTCAGTTGGGAGATGTAGGACTCAACTTTTTTACCAAACTGTTTATTGAGGTCTCTGCATTCTCTTAGGTAGGCTTTGGGGTCTTCAGGTGCTTGGGCGGCATCAATATCAATGTCCCATGGTGGACAGTGGGTGAGGTCTGGAGAAATACCGTAGAATTTCGAAGCAAAAGGGACAGAGATCACTTTTTTGCCCAGAAGTAAGGCCCAATAAATACCGTGATAGGAGTTTGTAACAATGGTCTCACAGCTGCCTATGAAGGCAATCTTTTCATTCATGTCTGCACCGTTGTTAGATAAGGCTGGAAACCCTTTCTTTGGAAGGTGCATACGTTTGTGCTGATAGATGCCTACTTCGTGCTGAACCTCATAGTCTTGATCAAATGCTTCGTGGAAGCATGATGCGCAAGGGACGTGTTCGTAAGGGTTGCAAAAGTCTCTCAATCCTAGAAGCTTGAAATTACTGAGCCATTCAGGGTAGTGAAGTGGCTGTTTTGGGTAGAAGCCATCATCCATATTGATGGTCCAGTTTTCACCTACTCCCCATCCAATGCAGTGGTGCCTGTCATTGAAGAAGCGATGAATATCTTTGAAGGAACCGCCGGGGGATATCAATCCTCCACCACCAAATATCAGTATAGCTGGTTCCTCGGGGGCCGGGTCACAGGCAATGTCTAGGGTTTCCTGTCCAAGAAATGGGAAATAGCGGAAGGCGGGGCTGTACCAGTCACCTGCATTGCTCTCATCTCTTCGGAACACATTATAAATTTTCATACTGAGCGACCTTGATTAGTTGGTTCTTTGGAAAAAATAGATACCCAATGAGTTGCAGAATAGTTCCTCGGTGAGGGTATAGCTTTTGATGAACTTTGAGATGAATTTATTGCGCGTCAGTAGCGATTCCCCAAGTTTGCCGGCCTCTGGAAACCTCCCCTTGTCGGCATAAACGACGACCAAGTTAGAGTAGTAAGGTGCTAGTTTGCGCGCGATACGGTGAATATTCTCTTTGTTCTCAAACCAGGCACTGATTACGAGGACTTGAGGAGTCCCGCTGGAGTTGGCTTTGGCCTTGATAATCTGACCCAGCTTGGGAGTGGCTGTCTGCAAGTGCCTGCATTCAATCCCGGTTGATTCTCTCGTCAGAGCTGTCTGGATGGGGCCAGCAATGAGTAGTGAGTAGTTTTCGCCTACATACTTATCCAGGATTGTTTTGATTGGGGTAGTATCGGAGAACTGCGGATAATACTCGGAGGCATTATTCTCGCAGCTACACTTGCCGAATAGTTTTTTTAGGAAAGACATGTATCTATCTCGATAAGGTTGCGTAAGCGGACTGAGTGGTGAGAGCATGACAAATTTGTCACTTCTGAAAAGGCTTCATTGCATATTCCTTTGAGCGGCTTTATCGGCACTTTAGCGAGTCTGGAAAACTTTTCCGCGGCATTACCGATTCGGGCAGCCGGCTCACGGGGGACAAGTTCCAAAAGCGGCAGTGCGTCTCAGTGTCTCTGAGGAGCTCAAAGGATGGTAAGATGGTGCTCTCGTAGTCCTTGTCTAAGGTCGTAGGGCGGGCTTTTTGGCCGTCCTCGTAACTTCGGGCAGGGGTGTTTGTGGGAGAACCTAGGTCCATGCCGAGGAGATAAGCATTTTCCGCGCCAAGGGACTCTGCAATCTGGCATCCGATGTAGGCGATGGTGTTAGCGGTAAAGACGCCATGAGAGATATGACGACTCCAGCCGATCTTGCTGTCACCGTCAGAGGATATGCTGAGGCTTGGGTGGTGCTGCAGAGCTTCTACGAGATCGTTTGCGCTGAGTTGGGGGAGGCCGTAGTAGCGGTTGACGGTTTGAAGGAGTGAGATTTTTCCAGAAGTAAGGAGCTGAGGAGCTTGTTCGCAGATTCTGGCTAGGCCATTCACGGAAAACAGGCAGTGAGCACCAGAATTGACTGCATCGACTACCAAGGGCATCCGGTGCTCAAAGAAATCGCGGTCTGTAATAGCATAGTGACTGGGGGAAATGCCGACTTCCTGGCAGGTGGCGATAGCTCCATTGAGGCCGAGTACCTTGTGGCCCTGCAGTTTGGAGAGGTCGAGATCTTTGATGGATGGCCCGGTGGCTAGGATCCAGAGGTCTTCACCCTTTATAGCTTTCGGTAAGGGAGCAGTGCGGCCGAGATGCTCCTTCTTCCAATAGATTTCCCAGACGTCAGGCTCGTCGCTCGGGACGAGCTCCAGATTGGCGCCTATATTGCGCATGTGTTTGAGTTCCTTGCCATAGGCCATGCGCGAGCATTTGCGGGAGAGGTAGCTGGATGAATCAAGTTTACTGACGCAGCTGAGGAGAAACTTCTGCCAGATGCCGGGAGGGGGTGGTGTGAAGCTATTCTGTGTGATCGGGTTGTAGAGGTCGGGCATCTTGGCGTAGGTCTGAAACGGAATGCTAGTGTCGGGAAAAGGTCCATCCTTTCAACTCTGAAATGAACGAAGGCCTGGAGATCTGGATATTTGGCTT
The sequence above is drawn from the Rubritalea squalenifaciens DSM 18772 genome and encodes:
- a CDS encoding nuclear transport factor 2 family protein produces the protein MVIESAIRGVKEWLESFASCVRNRDFEAGEAMFLDDSTGFGTWTKAMKGLQMLREEQWEKVWRSTKGFHFDIEEGSLLFSDEQAPKQCVATVTWSSIGLGVNGEFERSGCATIVLVCREGIWSAQHTHFSQTPQGKL
- a CDS encoding ATP-grasp domain-containing protein, whose amino-acid sequence is MKHHKVGDFLEIAQRVRGKCTDVVPYVMTSKSFWAKKWWWALRPSFYAATRCFPKLKPVRGAFFHGACLTKEQQYEELDKAGVETLKWSPLTKTTVLDPAEWGDFLVIKPEGGKRGRGVKVVKTRKVKWKEEMQDGERLVIQQFAYTGSEPTSYRVLTFFGRPLFCMKSVNVACGNKLEQVESTKDFAGHNIVATAREGETTLAKDEEVMAFASRVTEVFADIPVLGIDVIRDVRTGKLFCVEVNPYGQTWHFSSELGIQLQEKIGQAFEEQFGAFDIAAEVLIEKARAMAK
- a CDS encoding glycosyltransferase, with the protein product MHFNLIARTNGVGLDRDVMLVRDVLHSFGAKVTLSPARGIPAYHRWIPAPTKFHVNIFMERVFPRWLSSAKKNFLIPNQERYPLRQVRLLNGIDQVLCKTQHAKTIFDQLHAKTCFIGFTSEDRNLTKVAPNYRRFFHLAGRSTLKGTETLLSIWAKHPEWPQLTLVQHRQNAPEQVPDNVKLITKYLEDNELQMLQNKHGIHLCPSRSEGWGHYIAEAMSVSAVTVTTHAPPMNELVDNRRGVLVPFNHTEPRHLGTNYYADPRELEAAIANLIKSPEEKLTLIGEKARSWFDKNEESFRSNLKQWVKTLRV
- a CDS encoding acyltransferase family protein; the protein is MTQIHTSTRYRPEIDGLRALAVLPVVLYHAALSFPGGYVGVDIFFVISGFLITTIVQKQLHQGTFSIRSFWERRIRRIFPALTVLVLFTIAGSYYFLYPEAFKDFGKEVVAQAILVSNFYFAQQDGYFAAPSEFFPLLHTWSLAVEEQFYFLFPFLLIFLYKRHGDNTRIILTYLTVIALLSFSWSIYGVAHSPSNTFFLLPARAWELLCGSILAIWKPRHSWPAILNEILSWFSIATILATLFLYTAETPFPGLAALPPCLAAGLIIFCNREQATSSAKLLSAKPVVYLGKISYSFYLWHWPIIVFANYSSTGELSLTTKIFLVLASFLLACASYHFIETPYRIREIRRKTIFRGFATVTSLFLISGVIIYIGRGWPDRFSPDVRQYAVAGGERSKLLKDDGLLDKQTLSTIPLDDSTSEIRPILLWGDSHAAYTAPALEAICKQLHCRIYASAKATVPPLLHGFSISKPIAVDRNNATLEFIKKHNIKKVILIGRWDFYTNTEGEAHKPQSFYDNRNKTLDTNQAFESCLKDTLDKLTALGVEIYILKQIPYQHQDPPRILANSLRFGIGPDSLGTPLTDHLALQQFPNTMFEKYIHPNITIIDPTPFFTRNSKTCYMAENGHSLYRDKDHISQYGARKLAPLFETIFSTEEQSSQLE
- a CDS encoding putative nucleotide-diphospho-sugar transferase; this encodes MKIVFYHTDDPLYSKYAGILEQSLKRLDIDYHKKVIPKESWYKIVNVKPTFLLECREKYEGDILYIDSDAYVHKDFRADMAKLDCDIAFCKYKDYITGTHGNLSSTILLKDTEKTRELLKLWKEKSDREPHRWDQATLTEVLEEIEDLKVHHLGFCYNFIFDNKNCIRACDDPIIEHFQASRLSDKKRKWYHKLINKKSKRARRTIARTKEVLKELENQ
- a CDS encoding polysaccharide pyruvyl transferase family protein; amino-acid sequence: MKIYNVFRRDESNAGDWYSPAFRYFPFLGQETLDIACDPAPEEPAILIFGGGGLISPGGSFKDIHRFFNDRHHCIGWGVGENWTINMDDGFYPKQPLHYPEWLSNFKLLGLRDFCNPYEHVPCASCFHEAFDQDYEVQHEVGIYQHKRMHLPKKGFPALSNNGADMNEKIAFIGSCETIVTNSYHGIYWALLLGKKVISVPFASKFYGISPDLTHCPPWDIDIDAAQAPEDPKAYLRECRDLNKQFGKKVESYISQLNQ